DNA from Thermoplasma acidophilum DSM 1728:
AAATAGAAAAGTTTTATTCCACTCAGAGATTATGTAAAAATGCTCTCCGAAAGGATGCAGTACATAAACGAGTCAGCTACGGTATCGGCATCAAACAACGTTGAAAAGCTCAGAAAACAGGGCCTGAAGATATATAATTTTGGCATTGGTGAACCTGATTTCACAACGCCGGAAGGGATCATAGATTACGCCTTTGAGATGGCGAAACAGGGAAAGACCCATTATACTCCCTCTGCTGGAATTATGGAACTCCGCGAGAAAATTGCATCTAAGCTGAAGACAAGAAATCGCATAGATGCAAATGCGGAAAACGTGCTCGTCACGCCGACGAAGTTCGGCATAAACCTCGCAATGATGGTCATACTGAATCCTGGTGATGAGGTCATCATACCGGATCCATACTACGTATCATATCCCGATATAGTTAAACTTGCAGGAGGTAAGCCTGTACCTGTGCGAACCACCGACGATTACGATATTGATCTGGATGAGATGAGAAAATTCGTGACACCAAGGACAAGGGCCATAATTCTCAATAATCCAAATAACCCAACCGGTAAGGTTCTATCGGAGAAAGAGATAAGAGACCTCGTAGATTTCGCATTGGAAAATGATATTTACATAGTATCAGATGAAATATATGAGGATCTAATATACGAGGGAAGCCTGTATTCGCCAGCTTCTATGGGAAAGGAGGCATTTGAACACACCATAACGCTGAATGGCTTTTCAAAAGGATATGCCATGACCGGATGGCGCATAGGGTATTTCGTGGCTACTGAGGAGATCGTTGAAGCCGCAAACATCATACAGCAGCAGACAATAACATGTGCTTCATCTATATCGCAGTATGCGGCTCTCAGAGCGCTTGATGACAATGAAAGTCCAGCTAGGATGAGATCCGAATTCAGGAAACGCAGAGACCTTGCATACGGCATACTTTCTGAGAGCACGGATATGAAGGTGCACAAGCCAGAAGGCGCATTCTACATGTTTCCTGGGTACAGCAAGGATATACCCTCCGAAAAGATCGCTGAGATGCTGCTGAACCAGGAGCATGTTGTCGTTACCCCAGGAAGCGCCTTTGGCGATCGTGGCCGACACCATTTCAGG
Protein-coding regions in this window:
- a CDS encoding pyridoxal phosphate-dependent aminotransferase; this translates as MLSERMQYINESATVSASNNVEKLRKQGLKIYNFGIGEPDFTTPEGIIDYAFEMAKQGKTHYTPSAGIMELREKIASKLKTRNRIDANAENVLVTPTKFGINLAMMVILNPGDEVIIPDPYYVSYPDIVKLAGGKPVPVRTTDDYDIDLDEMRKFVTPRTRAIILNNPNNPTGKVLSEKEIRDLVDFALENDIYIVSDEIYEDLIYEGSLYSPASMGKEAFEHTITLNGFSKGYAMTGWRIGYFVATEEIVEAANIIQQQTITCASSISQYAALRALDDNESPARMRSEFRKRRDLAYGILSESTDMKVHKPEGAFYMFPGYSKDIPSEKIAEMLLNQEHVVVTPGSAFGDRGRHHFRISFATSEDIIKEGLERLVKFMHTL